AAGACGATTTACAACGCCTGTCGTTGTACTCATCGGTATATCAAGAAGTTCAGCGATTTTTGTCATTGTAATATCTGTATTTCGCTCCATCCAAAGTAAACAAAATACTTCTGTTTTAGAAAGTGTTAAATCTAGGCTTACCCATTCTTCAGGATAGAAAAGTTTCTTGGCATTATCTAGCAGTAAGTCTAAAAAATGTTCATATTGCAACAATTATTTCCACTCCCGTATATTTCGAGGTTCGTAATATTTATTTTTATTTTATGTAGAATTGAAATAAATGTCAATCATTTTAATTGTTTTTTCAGATTAGACAGAAAACTACCTTTAAAATAATATTTTTTTATGATAGATTTATAAATAGCAAAATAGAATTTACATAAAAATCCATCGTGATAAATATATTTGTCTATAATGGGTGTACAGCCAACGAGGGGGAGAACGATGAGAAGACGAAATACGCAAGCGTTCACGTTTTTAGCATGGACTTCATTTGTTTGCGCGCTTTCAGGTATGCTAATTGGGATTTATACGTTAGATGAAACGCTTAGTGTAAAAGGATACTATTTAATTGGAACATTATTTTTAACAATGTCTTGTTTTGTATTACAAAAAACAATTCGTGATAATGAAGAGGATAACGAGAGATTTCCGAAAAATAAACCGTTAGATAAAGAGTAAATCGTAAAGAAAGGCATTTGCCTTTCTTTTTTTATGTAAAAATACCGTAAGTACCGTGTGTTGACTTGCTTGAAGTACTGAAAATTTGGTATCATCAATAGTATTGTAGATTGAACGATATATTATGGAGGTGGCCTAGCCGTGTCAAGAATTTCCGTTGAGAATGTAAAGCACGTAGCACATTTAGCACGTCTTGCAATTACTGATCAAGAAGCAGAAAAATTTCAAAAACAACTAGATGCAATTGTTACATTTGCAGAACAGTTAAATGAATTAGATACAACTGATGTAAAACCAACAACTCACGTATTAACTATGAAAAATGTTATGCGTGAAGATGTACCAGAAAAAGGTTTACCAGTAGAAGAAGTATTAAAAAATGCACCGGATCACAAAGATAATCAAATCCGTGTTCCAGCAGTATTAGAATAGAGGAGGGAATTTCGATGTCATTATTTGATCATTCGGTATCAGAGTTACATAAGAAGTTAAACAACAAAGAAATTTCCGTTACGGATTTAGTAGAAGAATCTTACAAACGTATTGCGGATGTTGAAGATAACGTAAAAGCTTTTCTTACATTAGATGAAGAAAATGCACGCGCGAAAGCGAAAGAATTAGATGCAAAGATTGGTGCTGAAGATAATGGTTTATTATTCGGTA
This genomic interval from Bacillus cereus contains the following:
- a CDS encoding YiaA/YiaB family inner membrane protein, translated to MRRRNTQAFTFLAWTSFVCALSGMLIGIYTLDETLSVKGYYLIGTLFLTMSCFVLQKTIRDNEEDNERFPKNKPLDKE
- the gatC gene encoding Asp-tRNA(Asn)/Glu-tRNA(Gln) amidotransferase subunit GatC, producing the protein MSRISVENVKHVAHLARLAITDQEAEKFQKQLDAIVTFAEQLNELDTTDVKPTTHVLTMKNVMREDVPEKGLPVEEVLKNAPDHKDNQIRVPAVLE